Part of the Candidatus Binatus sp. genome is shown below.
GGGGTCGGATTTCGGCGCTCAATGCCGACGGTGGTTCGATATCCGCGCTTCGTAAGGCGCGTCGGTGCTTGTCCCGGCCTGCGCATCGCGCCCGCGGCGTATCAATTCGCGCTCGGCCAGCAATTGCCCGACGAATAGCACTTGCCATTCCTCGAACGGCATCTTCGATCATTCGATGCGTCGCTAAGCCGCCGATCGCAACGCTATGGCAAGTAACTTTCTCTACACAGTATTTCATTCGCTAACGTAAAAAATGCGTAATCCGGCTGCTGAAACTCAAATAGTTAGTAGGCGAAACACACTATCCATGCGGCATAGCTATTGCTGGCTTAGTTACGACGAAACTTTCAAAGAGTAAATACTACAAAGGCTTGTAATTATGGATAGTCAGAGAAGCAGCCGAAGGGGTTTCGCCGGGATGGATCAGGGCAAACAGCGCGAGATTGCCAGCAAGGGAGGGCAGGCCGCCCACAAAAAAGGAACCGCGCATGAGTTTACCAGCGACGAAGCGCGCGCCGCTGGCCGCAAGGGCGGCGAGACTGTCAGCGCCAACCGCGTTCACATGTCGGCGATCGGCCGCAAGGGCGGCGAAAGCTCTCACACTGGTCAAAAGTCCGCTCAAAACAAGGTAGCGCCTGATTCTCAGCGGGTGGAGTCCGATACTCAGAACGGCGATCAACCCTCGGATGCCGGCTCGTACCGAAGCGAATAGCCAGTGGCGCTTTCGATACCACGATCGATCGCCCCAATGAGTATCCCGCAAATAGTCAGTTGGTACTCACTTTAGACAAGCCATACATCGATCGAGTCTATTGAATCCCCAAGTTTTTACCGAATTCAGGAATGATGACTTCCGTCTGGAGCCTCGAAGCCGCGCGCTATTACCGACGATCGCGGATGGTACGGGCATTGCTCGATAACTGAGAAATTCGCGCCTGCCGCGCCGTAACCGCTACCCTCCCGTGGCGCTGAGTTCGACCCTGTGAATCTCTTGCCATCGAGATCAGCGCCGCGTTCATTCAAGAGCCGTTACCATGCGAAACTGCGCCTTAAGGCGTTTGCCAACCATTAACGCGCCATGGCTGCAATAAGACAATAGGATTGACTAGTTCATCCCTAAAGCCCAGTATCTCGCTTGATGAAGGTGGGGTCGAGTGGCCGACGCATCCTGGTTGTCGAGGATGACGCCGACGCGCGTGAAGCCTTGGTCGATATCCTGGAAGTCAGCGGCTACGAGGTGGTTCCAGCCGAAAATGGAAAAAAAGCACTCGAGTATCTGAAAGCTTCGTCTCCCCCGTCGCTCATCATCCGCGACCTCCTGATGCCCGAAATGGACGGCTGGGAGTTCCGCGCGCGGCAAAGGGAAAACCCCGAACTTGCCCGCGTCCCGGTCGTGGTCGTGACCGCGTTTAGCAGCGCCAATGTCGATGCGAATGACATCCTGATAAAACCAATTGATGTCGATCGATTGCTGTTGCTGGTCAAGCAATACGTCGATCAGGAGCCTGCTCAATGACGGATCCCGACGCGCCGAAGCCGGGGCGCCAGGTCGAAATCGAAACCCTGGAGCAGAATGAGGCCGCGGCGATGTTCGCCGCCGACATCGCGGGCTCGAAAATTTCTGCTCGATCTGATCCGGCATGGCCGGCTGCGACTAGGCTCGCCCCGCGGCTGCGATCGTCCGCAGCTCTGCCAGCGGCAGCACGATCGTGAAGGTAGCGCCGCGGCCCTTGCCCTCGCTGAAAGCGGTGATCGTGCCGTCATGCAATTCGATCACGTGCTTCACGATCGATAGTCCAAGACCCAGTCCGCCGCCCCCGCCGCCGGTACTCGGCCGCGCCTGGGTAAAGCGCTGAAAGACCTGCGGCAAAAATTCCCGATCGATCCCTTCGCCATCGTCGCTGATACTCAACCGCGCGCCACGCTCGATCCGATCGAGCTTTGCGTCGATGTGTCCGCCTCTCGGCGTGAACTTGATCGCGTTCTCGATCGCATTGGCGACGCTCTCCGCGAGGCGCGCGGCGTCGCCATAGATCATTGTCGGTTCGCTGCGCAGATGCGCCCGCAGTGCGACTCCCTTGGCGTCCGCCGCCGGCTTCATCACTTCCAGCGCCGAATTGATCACCGCGATCAGATCGATCAACTCCGGATTCATCCGGAACTGGCCGGTCGAGACCCGCGTCGAATCCACCAGGCTCTCGACCATGCCGGCCAGGGTGCGCGCCGCTCGTTCGATCCGCTCGACCGCGGCCCCAATTCGCTCGGCATCCTGCGCGCGCAGGCGAATTCTCGCCGACAACGCGATCGAGTTGATCGGATTGCGCAGCTCGTGGGTGATCATCGAAAGAAATCGATCCTTGGCCTCGTTCGCACGTTCCGCAGATTCTTTCTCGCGCCGCAAATCCATTTGCGCCTGCCTTGAGCGAGCTCACGATCAGCGCGATCCCGATCGACGCGAGCGTCGAGACGATCAGACCCACCATCTCGTCCAGCCTGAAGTCGGCAAACGTGTGCACCGGACCCAGGTAGATGAAGCCGGTCGCGATCTGGACCGCCGCGGTGGTGACCAGTCCGGGTAAGAGGCCGAGCAACCGTGCGCTGAGCGCGATCGCGAAGTTGTTCAGCAGGTACGGCAGGCTCCGCTTCAGTACCGGGTTCAGCACCACGCGAAGTCCGATCGTGGCCGCGGCGATCAGCAACGCCATCGCATAGCGAAACAGTGTCGGTCGCGCCGCGAATCCTTCCCTTACTTGTGCTTCCGATTCGTTATTGATCGCGGCGCTCAAGCGGTCTCCCGCTTGCAGCGATCGGGCGAGCCGAATCGCGCCGCAAGTCACTGACGAGATGAATCTCGTTTCTTGATTTTGGGGCGACCGAGATC
Proteins encoded:
- a CDS encoding KGG domain-containing protein, producing the protein MDSQRSSRRGFAGMDQGKQREIASKGGQAAHKKGTAHEFTSDEARAAGRKGGETVSANRVHMSAIGRKGGESSHTGQKSAQNKVAPDSQRVESDTQNGDQPSDAGSYRSE
- a CDS encoding response regulator; translated protein: MKVGSSGRRILVVEDDADAREALVDILEVSGYEVVPAENGKKALEYLKASSPPSLIIRDLLMPEMDGWEFRARQRENPELARVPVVVVTAFSSANVDANDILIKPIDVDRLLLLVKQYVDQEPAQ
- a CDS encoding sensor histidine kinase KdpD, with the protein product MDLRREKESAERANEAKDRFLSMITHELRNPINSIALSARIRLRAQDAERIGAAVERIERAARTLAGMVESLVDSTRVSTGQFRMNPELIDLIAVINSALEVMKPAADAKGVALRAHLRSEPTMIYGDAARLAESVANAIENAIKFTPRGGHIDAKLDRIERGARLSISDDGEGIDREFLPQVFQRFTQARPSTGGGGGGLGLGLSIVKHVIELHDGTITAFSEGKGRGATFTIVLPLAELRTIAAAGRA